One window of the Candidatus Chryseobacterium colombiense genome contains the following:
- the kdsB gene encoding 3-deoxy-manno-octulosonate cytidylyltransferase — protein sequence MKIIAVIPARYEASRFPAKLMQMLGEKTVITTTYQNVVETGLFDEVFVATDSEIIFDEIVQNGGKAVMTGQHETGSDRIAEAVQNIDCDIVINVQGDEPFLKLEPLQQLIDVFHNDDNQEISLASLKIKLTEKEEIENPNNVKVITDNNGFALYFSRSVIPFHREISYKVDYFKHIGVYAFRKYALIQFSKLEMKPLEISEKIECIRYLEYGMKIKLIETNFVGVGIDTPEDLEKARKLI from the coding sequence ATGAAAATTATCGCAGTCATTCCTGCACGTTACGAAGCAAGCCGTTTCCCGGCAAAACTTATGCAGATGTTGGGTGAAAAAACCGTTATTACGACAACCTATCAGAATGTGGTAGAAACAGGTTTGTTTGATGAAGTATTTGTGGCTACGGATTCGGAAATTATTTTTGATGAAATTGTACAAAATGGAGGAAAAGCCGTTATGACAGGTCAACATGAAACAGGAAGCGACCGAATTGCTGAAGCTGTACAAAATATTGACTGTGATATTGTGATCAATGTTCAGGGAGATGAACCTTTTCTTAAATTAGAGCCTTTGCAACAATTGATTGATGTTTTCCATAATGATGATAATCAGGAAATTTCTTTAGCTTCTTTAAAAATTAAACTTACTGAAAAAGAAGAGATTGAAAATCCAAATAACGTGAAAGTTATTACCGATAACAATGGTTTCGCATTATATTTCAGCCGTTCCGTAATTCCGTTTCACCGCGAAATTTCCTATAAAGTAGATTATTTTAAACATATTGGAGTATATGCTTTCAGAAAATATGCTTTAATCCAGTTTTCAAAATTAGAAATGAAACCTTTGGAAATCTCTGAAAAAATAGAATGCATCCGTTATCTTGAATATGGGATGAAAATCAAGCTTATAGAAACCAATTTTGTAGGAGTTGGTATCGATACTCCGGAAGATCTGGAAAAAGCAAGAAAATTAATCTAA
- a CDS encoding aminotransferase class I/II-fold pyridoxal phosphate-dependent enzyme codes for MKVSKLAANLIGSEIVKIGNEVNDLKAKGAEIANLTIGDLNSNIYPIPAKLKEEIQKAYQNNLTNYPPANGLLSLRKEVSKDLKTRWNLNYSPNDILITAGSRPLIYAVYKTIVDEGDKVVYPTPSWNNNHYAYLTSADAVEVKTTPENNFLPTADDLRPHLSGAVLLALCSPLNPTGTMFTKEQLSEICELILEENKKRGEDEKPLYLMYDQIYSNLTFGAEHVDPVSLFPEMREYTIYIDGISKCLAATGVRVGWGFGPSHILDKMKALLTHVGAWAPKPEQEATAKYYENPEEVNAFVEDFKNKLEASLKVLHGGIQDLKGKGLAVDSIEPMGALYLTIKLDYIGKTKPDGTLIENSSDLVFYLINEAGVALVPFSAFGEEKTEPWFRASVGGLATDEISVMMPKLENALNNLK; via the coding sequence GTGAAAGTTTCAAAATTAGCGGCGAACCTGATCGGTTCTGAAATTGTAAAAATTGGTAATGAAGTAAACGATTTAAAGGCAAAAGGAGCGGAGATCGCGAATCTTACGATTGGTGATTTGAATTCTAATATTTATCCGATTCCTGCAAAATTGAAGGAAGAAATTCAGAAAGCTTATCAGAATAATCTGACAAATTATCCGCCTGCAAATGGACTTTTATCTTTAAGAAAAGAAGTTTCCAAAGACTTAAAAACCAGATGGAACCTTAATTATTCACCAAACGATATTTTAATTACTGCCGGATCAAGACCATTAATTTACGCAGTTTACAAAACAATCGTTGATGAAGGGGATAAAGTGGTTTATCCTACACCATCATGGAATAATAATCATTATGCATACCTTACTTCTGCGGATGCTGTAGAAGTGAAGACTACTCCTGAAAATAATTTTCTTCCCACTGCAGATGATTTGAGGCCGCATTTATCTGGTGCTGTTTTACTTGCTCTTTGTTCTCCATTGAATCCTACTGGAACAATGTTTACAAAAGAACAACTTTCAGAAATCTGCGAATTGATTTTAGAAGAAAATAAAAAGAGAGGAGAAGATGAAAAGCCATTATACTTAATGTATGACCAGATCTATTCTAACCTTACTTTCGGGGCAGAACACGTAGATCCTGTTTCTCTTTTCCCGGAAATGAGAGAATACACAATTTACATTGATGGTATTTCAAAATGTCTTGCTGCAACAGGAGTTCGTGTAGGATGGGGATTCGGTCCTTCTCATATTTTGGATAAAATGAAAGCTCTTCTGACACACGTTGGAGCTTGGGCACCAAAACCTGAGCAGGAAGCTACTGCAAAATATTATGAAAACCCAGAAGAAGTAAATGCTTTCGTAGAAGATTTCAAAAATAAATTGGAAGCAAGTTTAAAAGTTCTTCACGGTGGAATTCAGGATTTAAAAGGCAAAGGTCTTGCAGTTGATAGTATCGAACCGATGGGAGCACTTTATCTGACAATCAAATTGGACTATATCGGAAAAACAAAACCGGACGGTACACTTATCGAAAATTCTTCTGATTTGGTATTCTATTTAATCAATGAAGCAGGCGTTGCTTTAGTTCCTTTCTCTGCTTTCGGAGAAGAAAAAACTGAGCCTTGGTTCAGAGCTTCTGTAGGAGGTTTGGCAACTGACGAAATTTCTGTAATGATGCCGAAATTAGAAAATGCTTTGAATAATTTGAAGTAA
- a CDS encoding four helix bundle protein, whose product MSDSIIGKKSFEFAIEIVNFYKKFSSEKKEFILSKQVLRSGTSVGANVREALNAQSRMDFIHKLSISQKECDETIYWLELLFATDYISKEEFEKLKNQATEILKIIRSIIITTKNKNS is encoded by the coding sequence ATGAGTGACAGTATTATTGGGAAAAAAAGTTTTGAATTTGCTATAGAAATTGTAAATTTTTATAAAAAATTCAGTTCAGAGAAAAAAGAATTTATACTTTCTAAACAGGTTTTGAGATCAGGAACTTCTGTTGGAGCCAATGTTAGGGAAGCTTTAAATGCTCAGAGCAGAATGGATTTTATACATAAACTTTCTATTTCTCAAAAAGAATGTGACGAAACAATTTACTGGCTTGAACTTCTGTTTGCAACAGATTATATATCAAAAGAAGAATTTGAGAAGTTAAAAAATCAGGCTACAGAAATTTTAAAAATCATAAGAAGTATAATTATAACAACAAAAAATAAAAACTCATAA
- a CDS encoding phospho-sugar mutase has product MTTLEKAKLWLSDTFDKETRDAVQLLIEGNSPDLEDSFYRELEFGTGGMRGIMGVGTNRLNKYTLGQATQGLANYMLKQFEGEEIKVAIAYDVRNNSKEFGKLVADVLTANGIKVLLFKNHRPTPELSFTVRDKKCNGGIVLTASHNPPEYNGYKVYWNDGAQIVPPNDEAIINEVYSVKFEEIKFNGNDDLIEWIGEEQDDVYIDACIENSTYQNVGKENLNIVFTSIHGTTYTTVPKALEKAGFKKIDLVKEQMIPSGNFPTVDSPNPEEPAALEMAMDLAKITNADIVIGTDPDGDRLGIAVRNLDGEIELLNGNQTNTILTYYILNEWKKQGKITGKEFIGSTIVTSDIFFDIAQKFGVDCKVGLTGFKWIGKMIRDFEGKEKFICGGEESFGFMTGDFVRDKDSCGSIILACEIAAWCKANGKTMYQYMIEIYQELGMYYEGLINLVRKGRDGAEEIQNMMKNFRENPPKELAGSLVKEVKDFKEQTNFIVSSNEKKVMNDIPKSNVLIYYTQDGTKVCVRPSGTEPKIKFYVSVKDSVTSEADFREKLKSLEEKINQVKNDLQLT; this is encoded by the coding sequence ATGACAACATTAGAAAAAGCGAAACTTTGGTTAAGTGACACATTCGATAAGGAAACGAGAGATGCTGTTCAATTGTTAATTGAGGGCAATTCGCCTGACCTGGAAGATTCATTTTACAGAGAGCTGGAGTTTGGAACAGGAGGGATGAGAGGGATTATGGGGGTTGGAACCAATCGTTTAAATAAATATACGTTAGGTCAAGCAACACAGGGACTTGCGAATTATATGTTAAAGCAGTTTGAAGGAGAAGAAATCAAAGTTGCGATTGCTTATGACGTAAGAAATAATTCAAAAGAATTCGGAAAATTGGTAGCAGATGTTTTGACAGCAAATGGAATCAAGGTATTGCTTTTCAAAAATCACAGACCGACTCCGGAACTGTCTTTCACTGTACGTGATAAAAAATGCAACGGAGGAATTGTGTTGACAGCTTCTCATAATCCGCCAGAATATAATGGCTATAAAGTATATTGGAATGACGGCGCACAAATTGTCCCGCCAAATGATGAAGCGATCATCAACGAAGTATATTCCGTAAAATTTGAAGAAATTAAATTCAATGGAAACGATGATCTGATTGAATGGATCGGAGAGGAGCAGGATGATGTCTATATCGATGCTTGTATTGAAAACTCAACTTATCAGAATGTTGGAAAAGAAAATTTAAATATAGTTTTCACCTCTATCCACGGAACAACATATACAACGGTTCCAAAAGCTTTGGAGAAAGCAGGTTTCAAAAAAATAGATTTGGTTAAAGAACAAATGATCCCGAGCGGAAATTTCCCTACGGTAGATTCTCCGAATCCGGAAGAACCGGCTGCATTGGAAATGGCAATGGATCTTGCTAAAATTACTAACGCAGATATTGTGATCGGAACGGATCCGGATGGTGACAGATTAGGTATTGCGGTTAGAAATTTGGATGGTGAAATTGAATTGTTAAACGGAAACCAGACCAACACAATTCTTACCTATTATATTCTGAATGAATGGAAAAAGCAAGGAAAAATCACAGGAAAAGAATTCATCGGTTCCACGATCGTAACTTCTGATATTTTCTTTGATATTGCTCAAAAATTCGGAGTTGACTGTAAAGTTGGATTGACCGGATTCAAATGGATCGGGAAAATGATCCGTGATTTTGAAGGAAAAGAAAAATTCATTTGTGGAGGTGAAGAAAGTTTCGGATTCATGACGGGAGATTTCGTTCGTGATAAAGATTCTTGCGGAAGTATCATTTTAGCGTGCGAAATTGCGGCTTGGTGTAAAGCTAACGGAAAAACGATGTACCAATACATGATTGAAATTTATCAGGAATTGGGAATGTATTACGAAGGTCTGATCAATCTTGTAAGAAAGGGTAGAGATGGAGCAGAAGAAATTCAGAATATGATGAAGAATTTCCGTGAAAACCCTCCGAAAGAACTAGCTGGTTCATTGGTTAAAGAAGTAAAAGACTTTAAAGAACAGACAAACTTTATTGTTTCTTCGAATGAGAAAAAAGTAATGAATGATATTCCAAAATCAAATGTATTGATTTATTACACCCAGGACGGAACGAAAGTCTGCGTAAGACCTTCGGGAACAGAACCTAAAATTAAGTTCTATGTTTCTGTAAAAGATTCTGTTACCTCCGAAGCAGATTTCAGAGAGAAACTAAAATCTTTGGAAGAGAAAATTAATCAGGTAAAAAACGATTTACAACTAACATGA
- a CDS encoding DUF2807 domain-containing protein — protein MKKILYTLALVAVVSCGKVSPKGKIERKDVGVSEFVNLDLEGKFRVFYARGAKNFVEIETYPNVADNLDVDVDNKTLSIKEKRETKGVDFYNVTIYSKYNLEKVTISDSVEMNISSEIKTDNFRLNLKNYATFMGSVNTRRAEVEMQNRSRANFLGQTRNAVIKISDTASLIAPYWKIDNLNIYSKNGNYAEVNVKDSLKGHIQNTAKFLYYNDPIRAFKIDKNTRVENKKLD, from the coding sequence ATGAAAAAAATATTGTACACATTGGCTTTGGTTGCTGTGGTTTCCTGTGGAAAAGTTTCTCCCAAAGGAAAAATTGAAAGGAAAGATGTAGGTGTTTCAGAATTTGTAAATCTGGATCTGGAAGGAAAATTTCGTGTGTTTTATGCAAGAGGGGCTAAAAACTTTGTGGAAATAGAAACATACCCGAATGTTGCTGATAACCTGGATGTTGATGTAGATAACAAAACGCTTTCTATTAAAGAAAAACGGGAGACCAAAGGTGTAGATTTTTATAATGTTACGATCTATTCAAAATATAATCTGGAAAAAGTGACTATCTCAGATTCCGTAGAAATGAATATTTCAAGCGAAATAAAGACGGATAACTTTCGATTGAATTTAAAAAATTACGCTACATTTATGGGTTCGGTAAATACAAGGAGAGCAGAAGTGGAAATGCAAAACCGAAGCCGCGCCAATTTTTTGGGACAAACAAGAAATGCAGTGATAAAGATCTCTGATACAGCAAGTTTAATTGCTCCCTATTGGAAAATAGATAACCTGAATATCTATTCAAAAAATGGAAATTATGCAGAAGTAAATGTAAAAGATTCACTAAAAGGACATATACAGAATACTGCGAAATTCTTATATTATAATGATCCGATCCGAGCCTTTAAAATTGATAAAAATACACGGGTAGAAAATAAAAAACTGGATTAA
- a CDS encoding DUF3667 domain-containing protein produces the protein MSKKSCLNCGHSISNEFCAHCGQKADTARITPHSLIKNDILGSVWHVEAKFFHTLKNLLFRPGITAMNYISGKRIRYNNFISLLLILFGFNVLTYHFYKKFAPPEVLTDDVLDMMNFISKYSKTILFVIIPMLAFNAYYLFKRIKLNIAEHFIIGTVSLLGILILFLLSDMVSLIGLWKPVEKIFNIIDKILFGLSILFPAITYWNAFKNSYSKPGLLWRVSVLYVLMGVESLGIIAVLYEIF, from the coding sequence ATGAGTAAAAAAAGTTGTTTGAACTGTGGTCATTCAATCTCCAATGAGTTTTGTGCTCATTGCGGACAGAAAGCTGACACAGCAAGAATAACTCCACATTCGCTCATCAAAAATGATATTTTAGGATCTGTTTGGCATGTAGAAGCTAAATTTTTCCATACTTTAAAAAATCTTTTGTTCAGGCCTGGAATAACGGCTATGAACTACATCTCAGGGAAAAGAATCAGATACAACAATTTTATATCGTTGTTGCTGATTCTTTTTGGTTTTAATGTTTTAACATATCATTTTTATAAAAAGTTTGCTCCTCCGGAAGTGCTTACAGATGATGTTCTGGATATGATGAATTTCATTTCAAAATATTCCAAGACTATCTTATTTGTGATTATTCCAATGCTTGCCTTTAATGCTTATTATTTATTTAAAAGGATAAAATTGAATATTGCGGAGCATTTTATCATAGGAACAGTGAGTCTTTTAGGAATTTTAATCCTATTTTTGCTAAGTGATATGGTAAGTTTAATAGGTTTATGGAAACCTGTTGAGAAAATTTTCAATATCATTGATAAAATCTTATTCGGTCTTTCTATTCTTTTTCCGGCAATTACTTATTGGAATGCTTTTAAAAATTCATACTCAAAACCAGGATTACTGTGGAGAGTATCAGTTCTTTATGTATTGATGGGAGTAGAAAGTCTGGGTATAATTGCGGTTTTATATGAAATATTTTAA
- a CDS encoding glycosyltransferase family 2 protein, which produces MNLSIVIPLLNEEASLEELFSRIDNVCQSNSLSYEIWFVDDGSTDLSWSIIENLKVQHPQVHAIKFSKNYGKSQALHAAFERTNGDVIITMDADLQDFPEEIPELYSMVVNENYDIVSGWKKKRFDNIMTKNVPSKLFNAAARKVSGVYLHDFNCGLKAYKKQVVKTIDVYGDMHRYIPVLAANAGFRRITEKEVQHQARPYGTSKFGTERFIRGFLDLVTLWFVSRFGGRPMHFFGAVGTLMFIVGFLSALWLGISKLIDVARGIYGHLITNNPWFYIALTMMLMGTLLFVAGFLGEMIIRTNREHKNYNIDEVI; this is translated from the coding sequence ATGAACTTATCTATAGTTATTCCGTTACTGAACGAAGAAGCATCTTTGGAAGAACTTTTTTCCAGGATTGATAATGTTTGCCAGTCAAACAGTCTATCCTACGAAATTTGGTTTGTAGATGACGGAAGTACAGACTTATCCTGGAGCATTATTGAAAACCTGAAGGTTCAGCACCCTCAGGTTCACGCTATAAAATTCTCAAAAAATTATGGAAAATCTCAGGCATTACATGCTGCTTTTGAAAGAACAAATGGAGATGTAATTATTACAATGGATGCTGATTTACAGGACTTTCCTGAAGAAATTCCAGAATTATATTCAATGGTGGTCAATGAAAATTACGACATTGTTTCCGGATGGAAAAAGAAGCGTTTTGATAACATAATGACGAAAAATGTGCCGTCAAAATTATTCAATGCAGCAGCAAGAAAAGTTTCGGGAGTTTATCTTCATGATTTCAATTGCGGGTTAAAAGCGTATAAAAAGCAGGTCGTAAAAACAATCGATGTATATGGAGATATGCACCGTTACATTCCGGTTTTAGCTGCGAATGCCGGTTTCAGAAGAATTACTGAAAAAGAAGTTCAACATCAGGCAAGACCTTACGGAACCTCAAAATTCGGAACAGAAAGATTTATTAGGGGATTTTTAGATCTGGTAACCCTTTGGTTTGTAAGTCGTTTCGGTGGAAGACCCATGCATTTTTTCGGAGCGGTGGGAACTTTAATGTTTATTGTGGGTTTCCTTTCTGCGCTTTGGCTGGGAATTTCAAAATTAATTGATGTTGCCAGAGGAATTTACGGACATTTAATTACCAATAATCCTTGGTTCTACATTGCATTGACTATGATGCTTATGGGAACATTGCTTTTTGTAGCAGGATTTTTAGGGGAAATGATTATCAGAACCAACAGAGAGCATAAGAATTATAATATTGATGAAGTGATCTAA
- a CDS encoding DUF4199 domain-containing protein: MTKSPSTLGIILFIATMLVFFVVYHFFSGINYFDISLKVNAFVLPILYAATAFWSVKSYWNNHRKVSFKDAFKRAFVPMFIGGILSVFSIYAFLNFVDTDAKKLLNYQYVTRQKSELDAEYNSAKKILKHQKDIDELDQKYKEGLQRFNPQAIKGKDMLTASHFSGYFAAILIFYVVLSVFFGAFFRTKTIQPETTENQ; this comes from the coding sequence ATGACGAAAAGTCCATCAACATTAGGAATTATACTTTTTATCGCTACAATGCTTGTCTTTTTTGTAGTGTATCACTTTTTCTCAGGAATCAATTATTTTGATATTTCATTGAAAGTCAATGCTTTCGTTTTGCCTATTTTATATGCGGCTACTGCTTTCTGGTCTGTAAAATCTTATTGGAACAACCATAGAAAAGTAAGTTTCAAAGATGCATTCAAAAGAGCGTTTGTTCCGATGTTTATTGGGGGAATTCTTTCTGTTTTCAGTATTTATGCATTCTTAAATTTTGTAGATACCGATGCTAAAAAATTGCTGAATTACCAGTATGTAACCAGACAAAAATCTGAACTTGATGCAGAATACAATTCAGCAAAGAAGATTTTGAAGCATCAGAAAGATATTGATGAACTCGATCAGAAATACAAAGAAGGACTTCAGAGATTTAATCCGCAGGCAATTAAGGGAAAAGATATGCTTACAGCAAGTCATTTTTCAGGATATTTTGCTGCAATTCTGATATTTTACGTAGTTTTGTCAGTGTTTTTTGGGGCGTTTTTCAGAACAAAAACTATTCAACCCGAAACAACTGAAAACCAATAA
- a CDS encoding metal-dependent hydrolase, with the protein MKIQYLGQNCFLFTYKDKTILSDPFYNYKKAESGFDISAQKIDYILLTHAHGDHIADVAEVLEFHSEATLIAVPEICGYFKTAKNTDDVNLGGSAKIDDLKISMVPAHHTSSFPDGSYGGVPVGYIFRLPEGRNIYLAGDTGVMADMELFPRLYGNLDLSILPIGSHYTMCPRKAAFAAAELLKTPKVIGCHFDTFPAIEIDHESALKHFADKNVELVLPKLGEEFEF; encoded by the coding sequence ATGAAAATACAATACTTAGGACAAAACTGTTTTTTGTTCACTTACAAAGACAAAACAATCTTGAGCGACCCTTTCTACAACTACAAAAAAGCAGAATCAGGGTTTGATATCTCCGCTCAGAAAATTGATTATATTTTATTGACTCATGCACATGGAGATCATATTGCGGATGTGGCGGAAGTATTAGAGTTTCACTCGGAAGCCACTCTTATAGCTGTTCCTGAAATCTGTGGATATTTCAAAACGGCAAAAAATACAGATGACGTAAACTTAGGAGGGTCGGCAAAAATCGACGATCTTAAAATTTCCATGGTTCCGGCTCACCATACAAGTTCTTTCCCTGATGGAAGCTATGGAGGTGTTCCTGTAGGATATATTTTCAGACTTCCTGAAGGTAGAAACATTTATCTGGCTGGTGATACTGGAGTAATGGCAGATATGGAGCTGTTTCCAAGATTATACGGGAATTTAGACCTTTCTATTCTTCCTATTGGAAGTCATTACACCATGTGTCCGAGAAAAGCGGCTTTTGCAGCAGCAGAATTATTGAAAACACCGAAGGTAATCGGATGTCACTTTGATACTTTCCCTGCGATTGAAATTGATCATGAAAGCGCATTGAAACATTTTGCAGATAAAAATGTAGAACTTGTTTTACCAAAATTAGGAGAGGAGTTCGAATTTTAA
- a CDS encoding SRPBCC family protein, whose product MNSNVYVEAQMLIRKPVQDVFNAFINPEVTTHFWFTKSTGKLEEGKTTTWEWEMYGVKTDVEVIQIIENRIIKTVWGKPSTNVDYIFEEMEKGTLVIIKSYGFSQEGEDLLKIINDNTGGFTTVLDGCKAYLEHGINLKLIEDKFPSK is encoded by the coding sequence GTGAATTCAAATGTCTACGTTGAAGCTCAGATGCTGATCAGAAAGCCGGTTCAAGATGTTTTTAATGCATTTATTAATCCGGAAGTGACCACTCATTTTTGGTTTACAAAATCAACCGGAAAATTAGAAGAAGGAAAAACAACGACTTGGGAATGGGAAATGTATGGAGTGAAAACAGATGTTGAAGTAATTCAGATTATTGAAAATCGGATAATAAAAACCGTCTGGGGAAAACCTTCAACGAATGTAGATTACATATTCGAAGAAATGGAAAAAGGGACTCTTGTGATTATTAAAAGCTACGGATTTTCTCAGGAAGGAGAAGATTTGCTGAAAATCATTAATGATAATACAGGAGGTTTTACAACGGTTTTGGATGGCTGTAAAGCTTATCTTGAACATGGAATCAATTTGAAATTAATTGAAGATAAATTTCCATCAAAATAA
- the menA gene encoding 1,4-dihydroxy-2-naphthoate octaprenyltransferase codes for MTDWIKAARLRTLPLSLSGIIMGAFIAKWRLYGEGGTWDWRIFALALVVTLLYQVLSNYANDYGDGVKGTDAKRASEAETRAVASGKITAKQMKNAVILFSVLSFVATVALLYVAFIPNYMKEFYIFIGLGVASILAAIGYTVGKKPYGYMGLGDIFVFIFFGLVSVCGSYFLFTKSFSWDMLLPGTAIGMMSMAVLNLNNMRDIESDKLSGKNSFALRIGFKNAMIYEMILLQLPLILMLMFLAVNGFFQTQNYYVFIVMILMLPLMKLRRQIMAVKNPKELDPFLKQVGIMTFVMAVLTAFGLNFFH; via the coding sequence ATGACTGATTGGATAAAAGCCGCAAGGCTACGTACATTGCCGCTTTCACTGAGCGGAATTATAATGGGAGCTTTCATTGCTAAATGGAGACTTTACGGTGAAGGCGGAACATGGGACTGGAGAATCTTTGCATTAGCATTGGTTGTGACTTTGTTATATCAGGTTCTTTCGAATTACGCTAATGATTATGGAGACGGAGTAAAAGGAACAGATGCAAAACGAGCTTCAGAAGCAGAAACAAGAGCGGTGGCTTCAGGGAAAATTACCGCGAAGCAAATGAAAAATGCAGTGATTCTTTTCTCTGTTTTATCTTTTGTAGCAACAGTTGCCCTTTTATATGTTGCGTTCATTCCGAATTATATGAAAGAATTTTATATTTTCATCGGATTGGGAGTTGCTTCTATTTTAGCGGCGATTGGTTATACGGTAGGGAAAAAACCTTACGGATATATGGGATTGGGAGATATTTTCGTGTTTATCTTTTTCGGATTGGTTTCTGTATGCGGAAGTTACTTCTTATTTACAAAATCGTTCAGTTGGGATATGTTATTGCCGGGAACAGCCATTGGAATGATGAGTATGGCTGTTTTAAATCTGAATAACATGAGAGATATCGAAAGTGATAAACTGTCAGGAAAAAACAGTTTTGCACTGAGAATCGGATTTAAAAATGCAATGATCTACGAAATGATTCTTCTGCAGCTTCCATTAATTTTAATGTTGATGTTTTTAGCAGTAAACGGATTCTTCCAGACGCAAAACTATTACGTTTTTATTGTGATGATTCTTATGCTTCCGTTAATGAAACTAAGAAGACAGATCATGGCGGTAAAAAATCCTAAAGAACTTGATCCGTTTTTAAAGCAGGTTGGAATTATGACTTTTGTAATGGCAGTTCTTACCGCTTTTGGACTTAATTTTTTCCATTAA
- a CDS encoding 1,4-dihydroxy-2-naphthoyl-CoA synthase: MIEWKTVKEYDDITYKKCNGVARVAFNRPEVRNAFRPKTTSELYDAFYDASEDSSIGVVLLSGEGPSPKDGGWAFCSGGDQKARGHQGYVGEDGRHRLNILEVQRLIRFMPKAVIAVVPGWAVGGGHSLHVVCDLTLASKEHAIFKQTDADVTSFDGGYGSAYLAKMVGQKKAREIFFLGRNYSAQEAFEMGMVNAVIPHDELEDTAYEWAQEILAKSPTSIRMLKFAMNLTDDGMVGQQVFAGEATRLAYMTEEAQEGRNAFLEKRKPNFGKDKWIS, translated from the coding sequence ATGATCGAGTGGAAAACCGTCAAAGAATACGATGATATTACTTACAAAAAATGTAATGGTGTAGCGCGAGTTGCTTTTAACAGACCGGAAGTTCGAAACGCTTTCAGACCTAAAACTACTTCAGAATTATATGATGCTTTTTATGATGCATCAGAAGATTCGTCGATAGGTGTTGTATTGCTTTCTGGTGAAGGACCAAGTCCAAAAGACGGAGGTTGGGCTTTCTGCAGTGGTGGAGATCAAAAAGCAAGGGGACATCAAGGATATGTGGGAGAAGACGGAAGACATCGGTTGAATATTTTGGAAGTTCAGCGTTTAATTCGTTTCATGCCAAAAGCTGTTATTGCAGTTGTTCCGGGATGGGCTGTTGGAGGAGGACATTCTCTTCATGTGGTTTGTGATCTGACATTGGCCAGTAAAGAGCACGCTATTTTCAAACAAACCGATGCAGATGTTACAAGTTTTGACGGAGGGTACGGTTCTGCCTATTTAGCAAAAATGGTAGGACAGAAAAAAGCTCGTGAAATTTTCTTTTTAGGAAGAAACTACTCCGCTCAGGAAGCTTTCGAAATGGGAATGGTAAATGCTGTAATTCCTCATGACGAATTAGAAGATACAGCTTACGAATGGGCTCAGGAAATTCTGGCAAAATCTCCGACATCAATCAGAATGCTGAAATTTGCGATGAACCTTACAGATGACGGTATGGTTGGACAGCAGGTTTTCGCAGGCGAAGCAACTCGTTTGGCTTATATGACAGAAGAAGCTCAGGAAGGAAGAAATGCATTCTTAGAAAAAAGAAAGCCGAATTTCGGAAAAGATAAATGGATATCTTAA